In Methanocaldococcus sp. FS406-22, the genomic stretch ACCCCTTTGTTAAAGCTATAAAGTAGGCAATTGTCTGATGCCTTATAATTCCCTTCTCAACAGCCTCTCCAATACTTATTTTAATTACTTTTTCATCCTCACTTAAGTTTTCATCCATCTGCCTTTCAGCTGGCAGTAATGGAACTACTTCATCCTTAACTAAATCAAATTTTTCATGCTCCTTTCTCTCTGGATGAACAAAGTATTCAATCTCTGCCTGTGTGAATTCTCTCAACCTAATAACTCCCTGTCTTGGGGAAATTTCATTCCTATAACTTTTACCAATTTGAACAACACCAAACGGCAGTTTATTTCTAAAGAATTGAGCTAATCTTCTAAACTGTATAAATATCCCCTGTGCTGTTTCTGGTCTCATGTATCCAGTTCTCTTTCCTCCCGGTCCTATAGATGTTACAAACATTAAGTTGAATTTCTTAACCTCTCCAAGCTCTCCTCCACACTTTGGACATCTTATATTGTGTTTTCTAATAAGCTCTTCCAATTCTTTTAATGTTTTTCCTTCAGTATCTACATCTACAAACTCTTCAATTAAGTGGTCTGCCCTAAAAGATTCTAAACAGTTTTTACACTCAACAATTGGGTCTGTAAAGTTATCAACGTGCCCAGAAGCTTTTAGAACTTCATAAGGTGTTACTGTTGGGCTTTCAATCTCATAAAATCCTTCTTTAACAATATACTGCTCTCTAAACTTTGATATGATGTTATTTTTTAGTAGGCATCCTAAAGGCCCATAATCAACAAATCCAGCAATTCCACCATAGATTTCAAATGAACTCCATAGATAACCTCTTCTTTTTGCTAAATCCATAATCTTTTCATAGATATCTTTTTCCATTCTCTCACCATAATACTGTTTCTCCCTTATCTATCCTATCTAATATAAATATCATCAATGATGAAGCAATTAAATCAGCCGTTGTTCCAGGATTTAGTTTGTTTCCTTCTTTTGATAAATATTTGTCAAATTCTTTAACTTTCTCTTCAGTAAAGTTATTTAACACATCTTCAGCCATTTTAGAAACTTTTAAAGCTGTTTCAAAACCTCTCTTTCTCGCGATTAATGTATCAGGATATTTAGCCAATAGGTTTAAAAATGTTTTTGTTACAGCTAAGTTTATGTTGTTGAGTTCATCATAATACTTTTTTAATAAATTGTATCCTTCAAATGAGATTTTAAAGTTATCAACCCATTCTTTACTTATATTATCCCATTCTGCAGATATTTTATAAACATCCAAAAGAGTTAAGCCCTTTTCAATAAGTTCTTTTTTTGCATCCTCTGAAGTAACGTCAGGCCCTTTCTTTGGTTTATTGACATAAGCCATGGCTATATTTATTGCGTCATAGACATTTAAAGCATCTTCTACAGTTGTGTTTTCAGCAATTTTCTTTAAATTATCTTTTAATTTATTTTCATCAAAACTATCTAATTTTCCAGCAGCCATGGCTATGGGGATGTGTAGCATTATAATGCCTAAGTTGGCATTTGTAGGGCTCCATTTTTTGCTCTCAATTACTGCCTTTTTTATGTATAAGCCAACATCCTTATCTTTTTGAGCCGCTTCATAAACCACGTTTCCAAATGCAATTCCAGAGTTTATAAAGTGATGATATTTGATGTCTCTATAATCTCTATTTCTATGAACATTTCCAGGTTTGAAAGAGCTAACTTCTAAACAACAGGCAATTTGTGATGCTTTCATTATATCAAAAGGATTCATGTTTTCACCAAATTTTTATATATTTGGTATTAAACAAATACAGTTATATCAGTAAGGTGGAAATATGAATGGGATTGGAATGGCTATTTATCTTTATGCTGGCTTTTTATCATTTATTTTTGCATTTATTAAGCTTTATGCCTTTTTAAGATACTCAAAATTAGAAAGAAAAAATAAAAAAATTGTTTATACTTATTCTGATAGCTTGAAAAATACAATTCCTTATTCGTTTTATGGGGCATTATTGCCATTTACTGTAGTATTTGTTGTTTTTGCGATATTTTCCATATTTTACTTTTGGACTTGATGTATATTCATGTTTAGTTATAATGTTGTGCTACTTTTTTATCATATATCTCATCTGCTTTAAGAAATACAGAGTTGAAGTATATAAAGATGGCTTTTATTTTAATCAATTTTATACCTGGAAAGGATTCAACGGCTATGAAAAAATTAATGGAAAAATAAAGTTAATTGGAAAGAAAGGAATTACTGCTGATATATATTTAAAAGATAAAGATGGAAGGATTGAAGAAACACTTAAAGAATATTTTAAGCATTAATTGGAGGAATATTATGGATATCGAGTTATTATTGTGTAGTATGTTCTTATTGTTCTTATTTGGAAGCGAGGGAGTTTTATACTACTATTCACATAAAAAATACAAAAAAGCAAAAAAAGAATGGCATTATATAACTTCAACAAAGATTGGAATTGGAAGAAATAGGA encodes the following:
- a CDS encoding triphosphoribosyl-dephospho-CoA synthase codes for the protein MNPFDIMKASQIACCLEVSSFKPGNVHRNRDYRDIKYHHFINSGIAFGNVVYEAAQKDKDVGLYIKKAVIESKKWSPTNANLGIIMLHIPIAMAAGKLDSFDENKLKDNLKKIAENTTVEDALNVYDAINIAMAYVNKPKKGPDVTSEDAKKELIEKGLTLLDVYKISAEWDNISKEWVDNFKISFEGYNLLKKYYDELNNINLAVTKTFLNLLAKYPDTLIARKRGFETALKVSKMAEDVLNNFTEEKVKEFDKYLSKEGNKLNPGTTADLIASSLMIFILDRIDKGETVLW